The DNA segment CGACGCTTTGACCCGCAGAAGACAGACAAAAAGAGTTGAGTCGAGTCGCCACATAAAGATTTTTCGATCTCTGTAACGAGGGGCATCGCTTCCTTCGCTCACGTATAGAGATCGGGATGAGGAGCGTTGAGGAGAGGAAGCCTTCGCGTTCGCTGAGACCGGCGCAATCGAAGCTGagcatcctcctcctcctggtCTCGACGAACCTGCTCTCCGTCTACCTCTTCTCCGGCGGCATGTGCCCTATCATCGGCGACACCGACGTCCTCCTGCGAGAACTCAAATCCACGAAGTCGGAGCTCGCGCAGCTGCAACGCTTCATGGAGACTCTCCTCCACGGGCATGGCGACAAGGCGGCCTCCGACGACATGGACGGATGGCCGGACGAGTTGTCCCGGGAGATGAAGTTGGTCGTCGGCCCCCACAAGCTCCCCTTGGGCTACAACCGCAACCTCGGCACCGACAAGCTGTTCCAGCCGCTAGGATCCGCCTGCCGGCGTTTCCGGGAGGAGCTGGCCGGGTACATGACCTACGAAGTCGGCGGGGAGTGCCCCAGCGACGAGGTCTTCGCGCAACGGCTGATGCTGAAGGGCTGCGAGCCGCTCCCCCGCCGTCGGTGCCACCCCAAGTCCCCCAAGGGGTACGTGGAGCCGGCGCCGCTGCCGGAGAGCCTCTGGGCCACCCCGCCGGACACCAGCGTCGTGTGGGACGCGTACACCTGCAAGAACTACAGCTGCTTGGTGAAGCGGGGGAGGTCCGACAAGTCCTACGACTGCAACGACTGCTTCGATCTGAAGGGCCGGGAGAAGTCCCGGTGGCTGGTGGATAGCAGCGGCGGCGTTCTGGACTTCAGCATCGACAGCGTGCTGGCGACGAGGCCGGCGGGGACGGTGCGGATCGGGCTGGACATCGGCGGCGGGTCCGGCACGTTCGCCGCGAGGATGAGGGAGCGCGACGTGACGGTGGTGTCGAGCACCATGAACTTCGACGGGCCCTTCAACAGCTTCATCGCGTCGCGGGGTTTGGTCCCGCTGCACATCAGCGTAGCCCACCGGCTGCCCTTCTTCGACAACACGCTCGACGTGGTGCACTCCATGCACGTCCTCAGCAACTGGATGCCGGAGGCGACGCTGGAGTTGGCGCTGTTCGACATCTACCGGGTGCTACGGCCGGGGGGCCTCTTCTGGGTCGACCACTTCTTCTGTGCCGGGGAGCAGCTCAACACGACGTACGTGCCCATGCTGGCGCGCGTCGGCTTTCACAAGCTGCGGTGGGTGACCGGCCGCAAGCTCGACCGAGGGATCGGGAAGAACGAGTGGTACCTCTCCGCTCTGCTGGAGAAGCCGATGACCTGATGCTGTCGGTGACGATGAGACGGCTGCCGCCTCCAAAATTGCAGTGTCATTAGTAGTACGTAAACGTTACTTCCATCGTGCGGCTGAGGATTGTGAACCTTTGATACGAATAATCAAAGATTAAACTTCTCCGCTTGCAATCGAAATATAGAGATTTCCGCACTCTTCGAGTCCATCTATCGATAGAGATATTCTATGAGACATTTAGTAGGGATCAATTGCATGCATCTTTTACAGACTCATATACTTCGTTATGTTAAtcgtattttaattttttattaaagttttttaatctcttttttttatatatatttcatattaatTTTGCAGATCATTTTAATGTTATCATCTTAGTTAAAACCCTTTAAATGTTTGCTCTGAGACAATGGTGGTGTTATCAATGTGCATAAGATATAAGATAATATTCAACCCCAAATAATAAAACTATAGTATATTGTTATGATATCATAAGAGTAAATAATAtccatgaaaataaaaaagaagaaaaccacCTGACTTA comes from the Musa acuminata AAA Group cultivar baxijiao chromosome BXJ2-8, Cavendish_Baxijiao_AAA, whole genome shotgun sequence genome and includes:
- the LOC135618401 gene encoding probable methyltransferase At1g29790, which gives rise to MRSVEERKPSRSLRPAQSKLSILLLLVSTNLLSVYLFSGGMCPIIGDTDVLLRELKSTKSELAQLQRFMETLLHGHGDKAASDDMDGWPDELSREMKLVVGPHKLPLGYNRNLGTDKLFQPLGSACRRFREELAGYMTYEVGGECPSDEVFAQRLMLKGCEPLPRRRCHPKSPKGYVEPAPLPESLWATPPDTSVVWDAYTCKNYSCLVKRGRSDKSYDCNDCFDLKGREKSRWLVDSSGGVLDFSIDSVLATRPAGTVRIGLDIGGGSGTFAARMRERDVTVVSSTMNFDGPFNSFIASRGLVPLHISVAHRLPFFDNTLDVVHSMHVLSNWMPEATLELALFDIYRVLRPGGLFWVDHFFCAGEQLNTTYVPMLARVGFHKLRWVTGRKLDRGIGKNEWYLSALLEKPMT